Part of the Herpetosiphonaceae bacterium genome is shown below.
GCAGGTGACAGTCGCGCACTTTGTGCCGTCGCTGCTCCAGGTGGTGCTGGACGCGCCCGGCCTCGACGGCTGCGATCGGCTGCGCGGCGTTTTCTGCGGCGGCGAGGCGCTGCCCAGAGATCTGCCGGAGCGCTTCTTTGCCAGGTTGGACGCCGATCTGATCCAGTTCTACGGCCCGACCGAGGCATCGATCAGCGTGACCGCCTGGGTCTTCCAGCCGGACACGTCCGACCAGGAGGTGCCGATTGGACATCCGATCGCGAACACGCAGATCTACCTGCTCGACGCGCGGTTGCAGCCGGTGCCGGTGGGCGTGCCCGGCGAGCTGTACATCGGCGGGGCGCAGCTCGCGCGCGGCTACAACGGGCGACCGGATCTGACCGCCGAGCGCTTCATCCCCGATCCGTTCAGCCAGAATCCTGGTGCGCGGCTCTACAAGACCGGCGACCTGGCGCGCTACCGCGCCGACGGCGCGATCGAGTTCCTGGGGCGGATCGACCATCAGGTGAAGATTCGCGGCTTCCGCGTCGAGCTGGGCGAGATCGAGACGGTGCTCCTGCGCCATCCCGACGTGCGCGAGGCCGTGGTGCTGGCGCGCGAGGATCAGCCGCCCGCAGGCGGGCACCCGGACAAACGGCTGGTGGCGTATGTGGTAGAACAAAGAACAACGGAACAAACGGAGAACCAAGAACTCGGAACGTTGAACACGCAACTCCGTGCCTTCCTCGCCGATCGCTTGCCCGACTATATGCTGCCGAGTGCGTTCGTGGTGCTGGATGCTCTACCCCTGAACGCGAACGGCAAGGTCGATCGGCGGGCGCTCCCAGCGCCGGATGCGCAGCGACCGGCGGAGCGGGTCTATGTCGCGCCGCGCACCGAGCTTGAGCGCACGCTGACCGGAATCTGGCGCGATGTGCTGCGTGTCGAGCATGTCGGCATTCACGATAATTTCTTTGAGCTGGGCGGTCACTCGCTGACCATGGTTCAGGTGCATAGCGCGATCCAGACGACGCTCGACCGCGAGATTCCGATGGTCGATCTGTTCAAGTATCCGACGATCGGCGCGCTGGCGGCGTATCTGAGCGCGGAGCAGCCGGAGCGCTCCACCGACGAGCCGCGCATCGATCGCGTCGGGACGCGGCGCGAATCGACACAGCGCCAGCAGGGCCGTCGGCAGCAGCACCGGGCCGCGCGCAGACAGAAGGTGGGTCGCGATGAGTAACGCG
Proteins encoded:
- a CDS encoding AMP-binding protein, which codes for QVTVAHFVPSLLQVVLDAPGLDGCDRLRGVFCGGEALPRDLPERFFARLDADLIQFYGPTEASISVTAWVFQPDTSDQEVPIGHPIANTQIYLLDARLQPVPVGVPGELYIGGAQLARGYNGRPDLTAERFIPDPFSQNPGARLYKTGDLARYRADGAIEFLGRIDHQVKIRGFRVELGEIETVLLRHPDVREAVVLAREDQPPAGGHPDKRLVAYVVEQRTTEQTENQELGTLNTQLRAFLADRLPDYMLPSAFVVLDALPLNANGKVDRRALPAPDAQRPAERVYVAPRTELERTLTGIWRDVLRVEHVGIHDNFFELGGHSLTMVQVHSAIQTTLDREIPMVDLFKYPTIGALAAYLSAEQPERSTDEPRIDRVGTRRESTQRQQGRRQQHRAARRQKVGRDE